One segment of Meriones unguiculatus strain TT.TT164.6M chromosome X, Bangor_MerUng_6.1, whole genome shotgun sequence DNA contains the following:
- the LOC110542338 gene encoding melanoma-associated antigen 10-like: MNPTENSQSLNFLHSPQAQWEESGLEGAQATMDEVGEMEVIATNSGDVSVGGIPSSPQSAQRTSSPLTAMGSIAGASSCEAYGNPEAELANPESPQQGVLNRKMVDLVRFLLIKFRRMELTTKAEMMHRAMRDYEEHYPVILSKASECMRLIFGIDMMKVDPFIHSYFLLPALGLTYDGMMHGVIGVPKTGLVIITLCIIYIEDNCVSEEVFWDVLNSLGLYDGVDHFIFGEPRSLITGEFVQEGYVEYRQVLNSCPPRFEYLWGPRAYAETSKMKILQFYASILKQDPRSYAEKYAEALREEEERA; encoded by the coding sequence ATGAATCCTACTGAGAACAGCCAGAGTTTAAACTTCCTGCATAGCCCTCAGGCCCAATGGGAAGAAAGTGGCCTGGAGGGTGCTCAGGCCACCATGGATGAAGTGGGGGAGATGGAGGTCATAGCCACCAACTCAGGGGATGTGTCTGTTGGAGGAATACCAAGTTCTCCCCAGAGTGCCCAGagaacctcctctcctctcactgCCATGGGCTCTATTGCAGGGGCATCATCATGTGAGGCCTATGGCAATCCTGAAGCAGAATTAGCCAACCCTGAGTCTCCCCAGCAGGGTGTGCTAAATAGAAAGATGGTTGATTTGGTGAGATTCCTGCTCATCAAGTTTCGAAGGATGGAGCTAACCACCAAGGCAGAAATGATGCATAGGGCCATGAGAGATTATGAGGAGCACTACCCTGTGATACTTAGTAAGGCCTCTGAGTGCATGAGGCTTATCTTTGGCATTGACATGATGAAAGTGGATCCATTTAtccattcttattttcttttgccTGCTCTGGGGCTCACCTATGATGGGATGATGCATGGAGTTATAGGCGTACCCAAGACAGGCCTGGTTATAATCACACTTTGCATCATCTATATAGAGGATAATTGTGTTAGTGAGGAGGTTTTCTGGGATGTATTGAATAGCCTTGGGCTGTATGATGGGGTTGATCATTTCATATTTGGTGAGCCCAGGAGTCTCATAACTGGAGAATTTGTACAGGAAGGGTATGTGGAATACAGGCAGGTGCTCAATAGCTGTCCTCCACGCTTTGAGTACTTGTGGGGACCAAGGGCCTATGCTGAGACCTCCAAGATGAAAATATTGCAGTTTTATGCTAGCATCCTTAAGCAGGATCCCAGATCCTACGCTGAAAAGTATGCAGAGGCtttgagggaagaggaagagagggccTAG